A single window of Channa argus isolate prfri chromosome 10, Channa argus male v1.0, whole genome shotgun sequence DNA harbors:
- the LOC137134184 gene encoding complexin-2-like translates to MNFVMKQALGGATKDMGKMLGGEEEKDPDAQKKEEERQEALRQQEEERKAKYARMEAERENLRQGIRDKYGIKKKEEKEAEAAAAMEQASEGSLTRPKKAVPTGCGDEEEEESIVDTVMKFIPAPLMDMFNKK, encoded by the exons GGGCCACCAAAGACATGGGCAAGATGCTTGgtggggaggaggagaaggatcCTGACGCTcagaaaaaggaggaagaaagacaagaagCGCTGAggcaacaggaggaggagagaaaggccAAATACGCACGaatggaggcagagagagaaaacctCCGACAGGGCATCAGggataag taTGGAAtcaagaagaaggaggagaaggaagccGAGGCAGCCGCTGCGATGGAGCAGGCCTCCGAGGGCAGCCTCACTCGTCCGAAGAAGGCGGTTCCCACCGGCTGTGGCGacgaagaggaagaggagagcaTTGTGGATACGGTCATGAAATTCATCCCCGCCCCGCTCATGGATatgttcaataaaaaataa